Sequence from the Denticeps clupeoides chromosome 20, fDenClu1.1, whole genome shotgun sequence genome:
CTGGTGAAGAACATGGAGACCTATTTTAGTCGGAGCGTCTCCCTGCAgggagcattttttttccctgtcacATCCAGCACAAGTCTCTCAGCACACCATCCACATCCTCACACGTTCTCACGCGCCGCTCTGCctccagaacaaaaaaaaaaaaaaaaaaaacatcaatggaCATCATTTCCAATTCTATCgtgcaaaaatattttctgacgGGCTTGTGGGGATGAGACGGGGATCTCGCTGTGACTGGCGGAAGCTGGCGGAGGGGAAGGGAAGTGGATGGACCGGTTTGGCAGAGACGAGGCCACGTGGATCACCAGAACACCGTCCGACCTCACTACCTCCTTCCCAACGCGTCTGATCAAATTGCTGCCGTAAAGTCTACCGCTCTGTGCGATAAGAAGTTGCCCTCTTGATCAACCAAACTTCgcaaatggtgaaaaaaaatggcGACGATTTAGCCCCCCTTACATTGCCTGTCTGCACCGTGACACTCATTCCCAGCAAAGGCCCAGAGTGGGCGCGGCCACGCATGCAGTGTAGTGGGCGGAGGAAAACCCGGTTCTAccagcgttaaaaaaaaaaaacctctcgcTGAATGCAGCCGCCTCTTACGTAACGCGCCTCTTCGCGCGCTCGGGGGGGCCCGCCGGTTGCGCTGCGAcctgcctcctgcagctcatGTGAAATAGGTTATCTCAGCTCGCCGAGAACCTGTGACCATGTCGGGGCGGGGGGGTCAAAAAATAGAACACTTTTCCCCACGGTAGCGGGCCGAAAGATAATAGGATGGCGCTTTTATTAGACAGACGCCGCGTCCCGTGCTCCACTTAGAACGTCCCGCATGCTGAGCATGCCACCGCCGCGCCTATAAAGTCGTCTGCCCGTCCATTCTCGTCCACCACTTTCAGCCGGGCATCCCGGGATCGGCAGCGGCTAGATCTCCACGGCCACAGCAAGAGGCCGCGTAATGAAAAGCTGTAAATCCGAGGCGTCCGTCAGTAAGACTTTAATGTGTTTCGTTAGCCCTGCGCCCCAAGTTAGTGTGGAAAGGTCGCATGAGGCCCTGGCCTGCAGCGTAGTAGGTGCCGTCATCTTACACCACCAtcttggggtggtagtagcctagtgggtaacacgctcgcctgtgaaccagaagacccgggttcaaatcccacttactaccattgtgtccctgagcaagacacttaaccctgagagtctccagggggggactgtccctgtaactactgattgtaagtcgctctggataagggttacGGAGACTGAGATGGAGACATCTTGAAGAATCCAATaccagaaacatatttagtattcgTTGCATCAGGAGAGGTGGCTTCATgtcgtcatcatcaaaagccacctGATGGTGGCTTATCGTTTAACATGGGTAaacgataagaaagtgttccataaatgagtaggtgcgtccaaactcaGTAGTGTACATTAGAAAGCCTCCGCTGCTACGCTTCTTCAGAAATGTCTAGACTAGTGGAGTTGGACTTGGACAGGTCTGCGTTTGGAAGGTTCTGGCCTGTAATTAGCATGTGGTTTTTCAGTTCTCTGTGATACAAGAGTGTGTCTCTTTGACATCTTTGTTCATCTCGTCTCTCCTTCCTGGACGCCGAGTTACGGTTTTATTCCGAGGCCTGGACTAGTGTTTGCATGTTCTGTtcttgacaagttgggccttatcagaaAAAATCTATAGAGATCGAACGAGAATTACCGGTGTCCTCCTCTtgcaagtcgctttggataaaagcgtctgccaagtaaagtaaagaaaagaaaagtaaagtgttTTAAAAGTCAGAGGGGGTTCGTAGTCTGAGTATGAATAAACAGGCGACCACGTATGGACTTTCCTACAAATGGCAAATGGATGGAAGACAAATGTGCGGCAGTTAATTAAATCAATGTTTAATAATGGCTGCGCCTTTTTCTCAGGCTCACTGCGGCGGTCCCCGAGCAATTCTTCGTTTAGACAATTAACGCTGAAACAATTCAGAAAGACTcagggggaaggaaggaaggttttaaaaatacatcATTCTCCCGCACAGATCACTTCCCCGGACAAACACGAGCTTCCCAGGTGGGTGGAAGCTGCTCTCCTTTGGTCCGTTCCTTTCACAACCCCACTCCTTCCTTCCTGCCACctcttgaaaaagaaaaaatctaaatccatATTACAGAGCAGGAGGGGGAACAAACAACTATGGGCTGAACGAAACAGCAAAACGACTTACTATACTAATAGAAATGTACTAGTAAATTTTAATAGTAAAAGTACCACTGTACActgcttttgctttttattgACCAGCAATGATCGATATCGGTGACGTCACGATCGGTGCAAGTGGGACAGTGTCGGGCGGACAGGGCGTGATCGAACCGGCAAAGGCGAAGCAGAagacgttttttgtttttttttgagcgATCACGGCGCACGTCCATCACCCGTTGCCTTGGCAGCCCGTTGACGTCACCGGCCCTAGCCCAGCCCCTGCTCCAGGAGCCTGTGATTGGAGGGAAACCCCGTGGATCCGAGCGAGACAGAGCGAAGAGAATCAGCTGTGTAGCCGGAGAAAGAATACCGTCCTCGGACTCAGGTTGGTCGGTCGGACGCCTACTCACGCGTACGTCTGTTGTATATTTTACTGCCCCCTACGAGgttttaaacgtgttaaacgcGTCGGCCGcgcgttttttgtttttttttttggggcgaATTCGCGCCCCATCGGCGTTGAGGAAGCGCCCGCGTGCTGTTACCACAGCCCGGCTCGCCTGCGGAACAAAAGCCGCTGGTTACGCCGGCTTTTTGTGCGCGGCCGGGGGTCGCGGcggggcggggaggggggggaaagGATGTCTTATAAAGCGGCCGTCCGGTCCTGCGGTCGGATATCGACTCTGTAAGTGACCTTCCGCGGCGCGGCCGCCGTGGCGAAGGTAAGCCCGGGCGCCGTGGATTAGACAACGGAAGGATGTgcatcataatcataataataagcCCCGGGCTCCTGCCTTAAACCgaccccgtttttttttttttttttttttaccccccgaGTTTGAAAGGGTTCGTTTTATAGGTTCGTCCGCGTGCCGAAAGCAGGCGTGGTTATCCTGTATTATCTATTATTTGCGTTATTTCAATTCGTCGTCTCCCCTCCATCCCCGGTCGCTTCCACGCCATTTcgaatgaggaaaaaaaacggggcgttttttttttttttttttttgtagcgcCGGTTGTTACGACGCGGAAAAAAAACCGTTCGACGgatttttaacatgtttttaacatttttttgtttgttcctgCTAGCATTTAAATATGCGGGTCGGCGCAGCCCTTCTGGAgcgtttattttttaaatttattttttattcaggtTTGGAACACAGCGTGGCCTGTTTATCGGTTGCCTAACggtcaatttaatttaatttgccgCGCCGCTCGCTTCGGAAGGCGCGCTCACAGGTGGCCGGTTTTCGGGGTTGGGTGTGGCCGCCAGGCGAACTTACATCCGCATATTTCACATCACAGCCACAGTCGTCGAGCTGggcccgacacacacacacacacacacgcacacacacacacatacagctagCGTACACGATGATTCATGTCGGCATAAACTCTCCGGGGACGCCTGGTGATGTCGCGATACTTGGTGCCGGTCGCGATTGGCCCGCAGCCTGGCGAGATTTCACCCTCGGCGGTTTATCGCGACGCAGTGAACGTAAAATCGCGATAAACCTAAAACATCATATTCAGATGTTTTCTGAATATGATGGACTCAACATTTagttgggttgtttttttttgccacgcAAAATAGGCGATATGCTGCATGATGGTGGTATTCCCGgagacatatatatttttcatttggtAATTTATAGGTCACGTGACTTATAACATTCACATGACCCTCTAAAATACATGGCAGGTGCTCTTGATCTGAAATAATCCCACTAAAATCCATGGAATGAATCGTAACGTCACTGATTGGAAAATTGTGTTGCATCGACCTTTCGAAATATCACCTTTTTCTGGAGCCGAAACATaactgcattttattgcatgtcGATGTTCAGATGTTCGTCATGATTACATAACATTTTAATCCACGTGTTTATTTGCAATGTAATTTTGTCGAGTCACATGCGTGGATTATTTGTGTTGGTAATGTATCATGCTATAGTTTCGCACTGGAGCGCCCCGGTTAATTTCCAAAATCGAGGTCGAGTGCACGAATGCAGCCCATGCTGCACTCTGCTGCTGTCTCACTAAGCATGGAAAATCCGGAATTGATTCTGTGCCACAATTTAGGGATGAATTTGGGTGACGAAGCCTTTGGGCCTTTTTGCATGTGATGCGTGTCTGGTGGtcgatttttattttctctaaaCCGGATGCTGTTCGCTTATGCTCTTGTTTGGTTGAAGGTAAACCTTTTGTCTGctttaactttaaataaataaaaatttaaactgTCTCTTGCCGCTTTAAAATTTGGCAAGTTTTCATAAATCTGGTCCCGTTCTGTATTTCTAGGGTGAGCCGAAACGAGGAAGTGGGTATTTGGGATTTAGCtgtgtcagaaaaaaaactgtggaaTCTCACATGTTGCCTTTGCCACTTTTCAGTACTGAACAGCCATGGACAAGAGCGAGATGGTGCAGAAGGCCAAGCTGGCAGAGCAGGCGGAGCGGTACGACGACATGGCCGCTGCCATGAAGGCCGTGACCGAGCTGAACGAGGAGCTCTCCAACGAGGAGCGCAACCTGCTCTCGGTGGCCTACAAGAACGTGGTGGGAGCCCGGCGCTCCTCCTGGAGGGTGGTGTCCAGCATCGAGCAGAAGACCGATGGCAGCGACAAGAAGCAGATGGCCAAGGAGTACAGGGAAAAGATCgagaaggagctgcaggagatCTGCAACGATGTTCTGGTGAGCCCCTGATGTAGCGACCACCTTAATAAACTAAAAAGACCATTAAGTTCCCATGGCTGCTTTTTGTAGGGTTCTGCAGCATTACTTGCGTTCTCAGAGCAATGTTCCCTTTGTTAGAGAAGTGCTTTTGAAGGACCTTAGGTGTCCCTAAGAGCAGGACAGGGTTAATGACTGCTTAGCAGATTGTCACAAAGAATGTGTGGCGTTCTCTCTAGCGTAGCGAGTATTGCACAACCTGtaaagctattttttttttggttgtccCCTCCTCCTCAGAATGGTGTCTTGGAATGGTAACATCTAATGGGTCAGTTAACAAAATTCAGAGCAATTCCTTTAGCAAAATGTTCTGAAACCAGGAGCAAAAACGTTATTTACACTACGGTGCACCGTGGCTTTAAGTCATAATCCACGCCTCCTGGAAACTAGGGCATCAATTAAAACGGCCTCAAATGTTCCTGCATATTTTAAGGGATTGAGTGTTCCTGTCTGACCCAACCCCCCGACCCTAAATATTTTCCTCGTTCCAGCCTCATAGTAGCTTTTGAAAGCATGACGTAAAAGGGCGGCCGCATCGGGTGTGCTGCGTATAATTTGTTGAGTCGCCGCATTATAATCCTGGTCCGCTGTGACCTCTACAGCCTGCGTGGTTGTtatcgatatatatatatatataccaccCCAGCGGCAATCCATACGGGACCCGCGCGTTAGCGTTGCACGCACGGTTTTCTGAAAAAGCCATCAGTGCCAGGAACAAGCCAGATGAAAATAATTCTGGCCCGTCCTTACGCCAGTCTCAACGCGCTTATGTAAGTATGCAAATCAGTCACGCCAGAGGACAGAGGTCAGGCCCCCGCGGTTGCCCTGGCGACAGagtctgggcttttttttttttttttttttgcataggaGTTAGTTTGCACAGGAGTTACTCCCCCCGCCAACCCCAACAAGCTCGGCCAGGGTGTACAGGATTGACACGGCAGTGACGACATCTAAAAAGGTGACATGGCACTACGTTTCAAGGTCACCATTTTTTCCATTGTCACCGTGTGAGAGGAAGTAGTCGATCTGTTGATTTATCAAGTCGTCTGAGCATATTCGCcatggccccgccccttccagTCAGTCAGTATGGCTCGTTTCGCAGGACTGGGATTGGGGGTTTTACTGCTTATGTTTTAAGACTGATCGGTTCTCATCGAGAGCTACTGATGTGTGCATGTTTCATTTTGCAGGCCCTGCTAGACAAATACCTCATCCCCACTGCCACGCCCGCCGAGAGCAAAGTGTtctatttgaaaatgaaaggcgATTACTACCGCTACCTGGCTGAGGTTGCTGTCGGTGACGATAAAACAGGTGAGTTCAGTTCTCGCCACTCTCATGAAAGCATCGTTTTAATAGTAGTTGCTAGTATCTTCTTTGATTCATAATTTATCACTCGTGAGGCTTCTTTCGCTGAGCGCACCGGCACTGAAACACCTAAACCGAACTTTTCCCTAGAGAAGGAAACGCTCCGAGCAGAAGCTCATGTGTCTCAACATGCATTCCGCTGCATTCGGTTTTTGGATTTTCTCGTGCGTGACATTTTATCCCGGGAGAGTCCATTTTGAATCTCGGGGGGGGGTATTACAGTGCCTTTGGTATCTGTTCTGGGTCAAAGGGTGCGGCTGGGGCTTCAGTTCTGGTGTCGGCAAGGCTGGACTGAGATCAGCACAGCAGGCCATGGCTTGTGCGCACCGCCTGCAAACAGTCAAattcattttatgcattttttttttttttattattattaaacatctGTTTTTTCCAACACACTAGCATTTCATCTTGTAGCATAGTTCATTCAGACGTGAGTCATTCTTCCTGGCAGGTGGGTGCGGCTTCGTGTGATCTGTCGAAACCACACCAATCTATGCTTTGCAGCAtggcagaggggaaaaaaaaacggtctGAAGTGACCCTCGTGAATCCGTGAGGAGCTGGTGATGCTCGGGGCACTTGTGGCCTAGTTCTGGAGAGGCTCAATGGCAGCCGGGCTGACATCAGCTGGGGCtgctataaataaatgaaggaaacTTGGTGAACTGCTTTACTCAAACGTTGATTTCAAGAAAAGTATTTTCTCAGCGCTGTCCTGGTGAGCACAAATTCAGTCCTGAATAAACGTCATGTATTTATGCCATTTGGTGCCTGGCAAATGTGGTGAATATATCTTCAGGGTTGAACTTGCTACTCCTACAACAGGGTCAGAATTATTTAGCTTTGTTTCCTTTCCCACATTTAATTGTGgataggtctgttttttttaatagttgtgTAGTTACAGGTTCAACTTCACAGTCAGTCAAGGTGCCAGTGAGTTTCCCTTTTGTAAGGTACCATCGCCAAACACTGCTCCACAGTCAATGAGCAGGACACTGTCTACTGAAGTCATCCTGGTCAAGTGCCTTGGTTAaatcttttttccttccttttacTTGGTCCTCGTCGACCTGCTTGGGGGGGAAAAACGAGGGGAATGCTCAGTCATACTTAAGTTCCTTCAGTGATCAATCTCACATCAAACTGTTGATCTTGATTATGACTAAGTTGTCTGTTTTTTGGTACAttcaatacataaatattttatttaaaatgtgcattataaGAAAGCAGCACTAGATGCTCACACATCGCCCACCATTCATCTTGCAAAAAATAATTCTAAATTTcaaaagatttatttttatttccccatgtgctctatttttaaaaattgatttGTTATAATTGATAAGTTTTATGATGAATATTGTGTTGATCTTTTGTCTCACTATAGTAACTTGGTCCATGAAGCTGCTTTCCCTTATTGTCCATCTGCTGAAATTATCCATGCTTCCTAATGGCAGCCATTTGTTTTCCCTGGAATAAGGGCTCTAATGCCCCCCGCAGGGCTGGCTGATTTGAAACCCCCTCACCTTCTGCAAGTGTCTCCATGGTAACGCGAGCGCGTACGCGAGACTGATCCGTGGGACAATGGCGGCCCTGGTACCTGCGAATTTGCCTCCAGTTCGCCCTCGTCGGGATTTCGGCAGCACCGTCTTTTGGGAGCTCACGCCGCTGACCTACTACTGTCAGCGTGGTGAACAGCCTTGCACTGGTTGCCGTGGCGACGGCAGCGGGCAGTGTTTGGCTGGCCGGCCAGGGTTCTGCATCCGTCTGCCTTGTGCCGTGCCCGCCTTTCACCAGCTACGGCCTGGTGCCTGCAGTGCTGCGCACTTCCAGTTCCATGTTCCTGCTTTGGTGTGGCGTACACCCAGCCTCCCATGGCCTTTTCAAAGCCCAACAATATTCTACACACACCTTCTCCATTGTAAAATGGTATACATCACAAGACCCAATCAAAAGACCTGAAACGGACATTGAAagctgtatttttgtttgtttcagagTAAAACATGAATCCTTATTTCGCatgcatgttaatgttttttccaAAGACATGAAATCTAGCTAAACTTGTTTTTGAGGGCAGTGAAAAATAAAGCGACTGGGTGAGGGAAAATTCTAACAGTGCTTTCTGGGGCTGATGTGAaatttttaattgaataattttttttttttttgtgtgtgtaacagcaaTCATTCAGAAGTCCCAGGATGCCTACCAGGCAGCTTTTGACATCAGCAAGAACGGCATGCAGCCCACCCACCCCATTCGTCTTGGCCTGGCCCTCAACTTCTCAGTCTTCTACTATGAGATCCTCAACTCTCCCGAGCAGGCTTGCAAGCTGGCCAAAACGGTAACACCTCAACCCATGCGGTGATGCTCTTAAccgtaaatattttttaataaaagcttAGCTCTAAATGTCCCTGCACCCTTCTGCAGGCTTTTGACGAGGCCATTGCCGAGCTCGACTCCCTGAACGAAGACTCCTACAAAGACAGCACACTGATCATGCAGCTTCTGAGAGACAATTTGACAGTAAGTGGCCTTTTCTGTGTCACCCAGGGTCCCTTTGGGGACCTCGGTGAAGCTATAAGcagattaaatgcatttgactTAATGCTGTACtgcagcgggggggggggcattttcACCAACGTCACGCCAAGCACACAATGTACCGGGGAAGTGCGAGGGTCTTTGCGTAAATTAGAATACTGTGCCGCTGGGATTGGGGTTGGTCTCTTACACAAAATGAAGTTGTGCAGTCATGAAGTATTATGGGTATTTGTGTTATTGTAGCTCTACTTTGAAAACACAGGTATTCATGTAAAAATTAAGAAATGGATCTAGATTGCTGTGGAACAAATTTAACACCAcctgttttatttgaaatgcatttaaacttAATACGTTTTATGCAATTGGAATCACCACTAATTCCTGCCCTCCCCCATAATCCTTTGCAGCTGTGGACCTCAGACAATCAAGGTGACGGTGAAGAGACAGAGGAGGGCAGAGAAAACTGAGGCTGCTTGTCAATCATTCCTGTCAGCTGAttaagagaagagaaaaaaaaaaaaaactaaacactgAGACCATCATGGTTCCAGCTTCTTAATCTTTTACTTATCTCACCAGCCTGTgtcgtgtgtgagtgagtgtgagttgTGGGTGTGAAAGTGAGCGAGTGTGGGGGTCTGGAAAGGGGAGGGGTTAACATtggggtggggcggggcgggccTATTGACCTTGTAGTTTTTGGCGCAATAGCAGCAGTTGGGGTGGGTGGGTCCATGGCAGATTTTAGATGgtccagggtgtgtgtgtgtgtgtgtgtgtgtgtgtgtgtgtgcgcgtgcgcaTTAAACATATATGAGACATCAAGACATTTTTGGTATTGTTGTTTGACACGTCCGTGATCCACCAAGAACCATAggtctaagtgtgtgtgcgtgtgtgcaagCGGGAGAACGTCCATTTAGAAGAAGGGCAGTGGGACTGCGTCTGTAACAGTGAAGCGTCTTTAGAGAAgcgttcatttaaaaaaaaaaaggcgggttCTGCTTGACAGGAGTGGGGGGAGAGTCGGTCTTTACCATCATCTGCTCGAGTTCATTTCTCACCTGGGCTGACAGGCgccatttattttcttttactcGTTAACTATTACGAGGTATGGAAGACCTAAGAACAAAGCAAGGACTTGACATGGCTTGATACTGTAACTTTGATAATGTCTTTTTGAGCAAATCAGTAATAATTTTCCATGAGCTTATCTAGTTACTATTATTTCATATtagggtttttttgtttgtttgtttttggttttgtattttttttttttttttttttttttttttctgattttgataCTTGCCTAAAAATGCATGTGGCTCAGATATTGTTAATCGGGGGAATGGAAGTTGCCATTTGGGCTAGCTAGATTTCATGTCTTTGGAATTTTCATACAGAGCACCCAAACATAATTGTTATGAGGGATTTCATGTATGtggaattaaaacaaaaaaatacatcttaaaGGTTCTGTCTCCAAGTGTTCCTTTAATTGGGgctttttatatacagtatgtgggttaaatgtgtgtgtgtgtgtgtgtgtgtctggctgtccTCTACCTCCATGTGCTGTCACCATTTTTTGTCTCACttttcagtggtggccttaCACCATCCCTCACAGTTAACATGCTGCGCAGGAAGTGGGTCGCCAAATCTCGGTGGGATATGAGCTGAACGTGTGCAAGGGCTTCTGGGCCATGGACCAAATATCAAGCAGATATATCTCCtgcggtctttttttttttttttttttttttttttttttttatgatatacTTTTAAAGCGTCTTGGTATGGTCATGTGACTAGTAACGAACCTCAAGTATCTTCAggggatttaaaataaaatagatccATCAGCTTTTTGTACAGTCCATTAAGACTAAGGGAAGGTGGGACTAAGATGTACTCAGATGTTCCACAGAAAGTCAAAGTGTGGGGGCGGTAGGGCTGTTCTTTTCTTTGGATTCTGCAGCGAGTTCGGGTGTGCCTGTGAAGTGCCCCGGGCTGTGGGGCAGGGCCCGGTTTCCATAGCAATGAGAAGATGGCTAACTCGACAGGAATGTCTTGAGGGGTTTGAGCAGCGAGACGCACCGCCTTATCGGAAAAGCCTGAGCTGCAGGCattaaacatgatttaaatCCATTTAATCGCACTGGGCAGCAGAGCTATAAAGGTATTCCAGatctgtgtgtttaaaaaaaaaaaaaaaaaaatcatgatttcATTTCTAAACTGTAAGGACACGAGTAAGCCcgcagttttttt
This genomic interval carries:
- the ywhaz gene encoding 14-3-3 protein zeta/delta: MDKSEMVQKAKLAEQAERYDDMAAAMKAVTELNEELSNEERNLLSVAYKNVVGARRSSWRVVSSIEQKTDGSDKKQMAKEYREKIEKELQEICNDVLALLDKYLIPTATPAESKVFYLKMKGDYYRYLAEVAVGDDKTAIIQKSQDAYQAAFDISKNGMQPTHPIRLGLALNFSVFYYEILNSPEQACKLAKTAFDEAIAELDSLNEDSYKDSTLIMQLLRDNLTLWTSDNQGDGEETEEGREN